In Prionailurus viverrinus isolate Anna chromosome C2, UM_Priviv_1.0, whole genome shotgun sequence, one DNA window encodes the following:
- the AP2M1 gene encoding AP-2 complex subunit mu isoform X1, with protein MIGGLFIYNHKGEVLISRVYRDDIGRNAVDAFRVNVIHARQQVRSPVTNIARTSFFHVKRSNIWLAAVTKQNVNAAMVFEFLYKMCDVMAAYFGKISEENIKNNFVLIYELLDEILDFGYPQNSETGALKTFITQQGIKSQHQTKEEQSQITSQVTGQIGWRREGIKYRRNELFLDVLESVNLLMSPQGQVLSAHVSGRVVMKSYLSGMPECKFGMNDKIVIEKQGKGTADETSKSGKQSIAIDDCTFHQCVRLSKFDSERSISFIPPDGEFELMRYRTTKDIILPFRVIPLVREVGRTKLEVKVVIKSNFKPSLLAQKIEVRIPTPLNTSGVQVICMKGKAKYKASENAIVWKIKRMAGMKESQISAEIELLPTNDKKKWARPPISMNFEVPFAPSGLKVRYLKVFEPKLNYSDHDVIKWVRYIGRSGIYETRC; from the exons ATGATAGGAGGCTTATTCATCTATAATCACAAGGGGGAGGTGCTAATCTCCCGGGTCTACCGAGATGACATCGG GAGGAATGCAGTGGATGCCTTTCGGGTCAATGTTATCCACGCCCGGCAGCAGGTGCGCAGCCCTGTCACCAACATCGCTCGCACCAGTTTCTTCCATGTTAAGCGGTCCAACATCTGGTTGGCAGCTGTCACCAAGCAGAATGTCAATGCTGCCATGGTCTTCGAATTCCTCTATAAGATGTGTGACGTAATGGCTGCCTACTTTGGCAAGATCAGCGAGGAGAACATCAAGAACAATTTTGTGCTCATATATGAGCTACTGGATG AGATCCTGGACTTTGGCTATCCACAGAATTCAGAGACAGGAGCACTGAAAACCTTCATCACTCAGCAGGGTATCAAGAGCCAG CATCAG ACAAAAGAAGAGCAGTCCCAGATCACCAGCCAGGTGACCGGGCAGATTGGCTGGCGGCGGGAGGGCATCAAGTATCGCCGGAATGAGCTCTTCTTGGATGTGCTAGAGAGTGTGAACCTTCTCATGTCCCCACAGG GGCAGGTGCTGAGTGCCCATGTGTCAGGCCGGGTGGTGATGAAGAGCTACCTGAGTGGCATGCCCGAGTGCAAGTTTGGGATGAATGACAAGATTGTTATTGAGAAACAGGGCAAAGGCACAGCTGATGAAACAAGTAAAAG TGGGAAGCAATCAATTGCCATCGATGACTGTACCTTCCACCAGTGTGTGCGACTCAGCAAGTTTGACTCTGAACGCAGCATTAGCTTCATCCCACCAGATGGAGAGTTTGAGCTCATGAG GTATCGCACCACCAAGGACATCATCCTTCCTTTCCGGGTGATCCCGCTAGTGCGGGAAGTGGGACGCACCAAGCTGGAGGTCAAGGTGGTTATCAAGTCCAATTTCAAGCCCTCATTACTGGCTCAGAAGATTGAG GTGAGGATCCCAACCCCACTGAACACAAGCGGGGTACAGGTGATCTGCATGAAGGGGAAGGCCAAATACAAGGCCAGCGAGAACGCCATCGTGTGGAA GATCAAGCGTATGGCAGGCATGAAGGAATCACAGATCAGCGCAGAGATTGAGCTTCTGCCCACCAATGACAAGAAGAAATGGGCTCGACCTCCCATTTCCATGAACTTTGAG GTGCCATTCGCCCCCTCTGGCCTCAAGGTGCGTTACTTGAAGGTGTTTGAACCGAAGCTGAACTACAGCGACCATGATGTCATCAAATGGGTGCGCTACATTGGCCGCAGTGGCATTTATGAGACCCGCTGCTAG
- the ABCF3 gene encoding ATP-binding cassette sub-family F member 3: MATCAEILRSEFPEIDGQVFDYVTGVLHSGSADFESVDDLVEAVGELLQEVSGDSKDDAGIRAVCQRMYNTLRLAEPQTQGNSQVLLDAPIQLSKITENYDCGTKLPGLLKREQSSTVNAKKLEKAEARLKAKQEKRSEKDTLKTSSPLVLEEASASQAGSRKESRLESSGKNKSYDVRIENFDVSFGDRVLLAGADVNLAWGRRYGLVGRNGLGKTTLLKMLATRSLRVPAHISLLHVEQEVAGDDTPALQSVLESDTVREDLLRRERELSAQIATGRAEGSEAAQLAEIYAKLEEIEADKAPARASVILAGLGFTPKMQQQPTREFSGGWRMRLALARALFARPDLLLLDEPTNMLDVRAILWLENYLQTWPSTILVVSHDRNFLNAIATDIIHLHSQRLDGYRGDFETFIKSKQERLLNQQREYEAQQQYRQHIQVFIDRFRYNANRASQVQSKLKMLEKLPELKPVDKELEVVMKFPDGFEKFSPPVLQLDEVDFYYDPKHVVFSRLSVSADLESRICVVGENGAGKSTMLKLLMGDLAPVRGIRHAHRNLKIGYFSQHHVEQLDLNVSAVELLARKFPGRPEEEYRHQLGRYGISGELAVRPVASLSGGQKSRVAFAQMTMPCPNFYILDEPTNHLDMETIEALGRALNNFRGGVILVSHDERFIRLVCRELWVCEGGGVTRVEGGFDQYRALLQEQFRREGFL, translated from the exons ATGGCGACTTGCGCTGAAATCCTGCGGAGCGAGTTCCCTGAAATTGACGGACAGGTCTTCGACTACGTGACGG GCGTCTTGCACAGCGGCAGCGCGGACTTCGAGTCTGTGGATGACCTGGTGGAAGCAGTGGGGGAACTGTTGCAGGAGGTGTCCGGGGACAGCAAGGATGACGCGGGCATCAGGGCTGTGTGCCAGCGCATGTACAACACTCTGCGCCT GGCTGAGCCACAGACCCAGGGAAACAGCCAGGTGCTACTAGACGCCCCCATCCAGTTGTCAAAGATAACAGAAAACTACG ACTGTGGCACCAAACTTCCAGGACTGCTAAAGAGGGAACAGTCCTCg ACAGTGAATGCAAAGAAGCTAGAGAAGGCTGAGGCTCGACTGAAGGCAAAGCAGGAGAAGCGCTCAGAGAAGGACACACTCAAGACCAGCAGCCCTCT AGTCTTGGAGGAGGCATCAGCCAGCCAGGCAGGCAGCAGAAAGGAGAGTCGGTTGGAATCATCTGGCAAGAACAAATCCTATGATGTTCGAATTGAGAACTTTGATGTGTCTTTTGGCGATAG GGTACTGTTGGCTGGAGCAGATGTGAACCTGGCATGGGGCCGCCGCTATGGACTGGTGGGCCGAAATGGGCTGGGGAAGACAACACTCCTGAAGATGTTGGCCACTCGGAGCCTGCGGGTTCCAGCCCACATTTCCCTGCTGCACGTGGAGCAGGAGGTTGCTGGAGATGACACCCCTGCCCTTCAGAGTGTGCTAGAGAGTGACACCGTGAGAGAGGACCTTCTGCGGAGGGAGCGGGAGCTCAGCGCCCAGATTGCCACTGGCAG GGCTGAGGGCTCAGAAGCTGCACAGTTGGCAGAAATATATGCCAAACTGGAGGAGATTGAGGCCGACAAGGCACCTGCCAG GGCATCAGTCATTCTTGCTGGGCTTGGCTTTACCCCTAAAATGCAGCAGCAGCCCACCCG GGAGTTCTCAGGTGGTTGGAGGATGAGACTGGCCCTGGCCCGGGCCCTGTTTGCTAG GCCAGATCTTCTGCTGTTGGATG AACCCACAAACATGCTGGATGTAAGGGCCATCCTGTGGCTGGAGAATTACCTGCAA ACATGGCCCTCTACAATCCTGGTTGTCTCCCATGACCGCAACTTCCTGAATGCCATAGCCACAGACATCATCCACCTGCATAGCCAGCGGCTAGATGGCTACCGGGGAGACTTTGAGACCTTCATCAAGAGCAAGCAAGAGCGGCTGCTCAACCAGCAGCGTGAATATGAGGCACAACAGCAGTATCGCCAGCATATCCAG GTTTTCATTGACCGATTTCGCTACAATGCCAACAGAGCTTCTCAAGTGCAGAGTAAACTCAAGATGCTGGAGAAGCT ACCGGAGCTGAAACCTGTGGACAAGGAGTTGGAGGTGGTGATGAA GTTCCCTGATGGGTTTGAGAAGTTCTCACCACCAGTTCTACAACTAGATGAGGTGGATTTCTACTATGATCCTAAGCATGTCGTCTTCAGCCGTCTATCCGTCTCTGCTGATCTCGAGTCCCGCATTTGTGTG GTTGGGGAGAATGGTGCTGGTAAGTCTACCATGCTGAAGCTGCTTATGGGGGACCTGGCCCCTGTCCGGGGCATCAGACATGCTCACAG GAATCTGAAGATTGGCTATTTCAGCCAGCACCATGTGGAGCAGCTGGACCTGAATGTCAGTGCCGTGGAACTGCTGGCACGCAAGTTTCCCG GGCGGCCTGAGGAGGAGTATCGTCACCAGCTGGGCCGGTATGGCATCTCTGGAGAACTGGCCGTGCGCCCTGTTGCCAGCTTGTCTGGGGGCCAGAAGAGTCGGGTAGCCTTTGCTCAGATGACCATGCCCTG CCCCAACTTCTACATTCTGgatgaacccacaaaccacctGGATATGGAGACGATTGAGGCTCTGGGCCGTGCTCTCAACAATTTCAGG GGCGGTGTGATATTGGTATCCCATGATGAGCGCTTCATCCGGTTGGTGTGCCGGGAGTTGTGGGTGTGCGAAGGCGGCGGCGTCACCCGGGTCGAGGGGGGGTTTGACCAGTACCGCGCCCTTCTCCAGGAACAGTTCCGCCGTGAGGGCTTCCTTTAG
- the AP2M1 gene encoding AP-2 complex subunit mu isoform X2, which produces MIGGLFIYNHKGEVLISRVYRDDIGRNAVDAFRVNVIHARQQVRSPVTNIARTSFFHVKRSNIWLAAVTKQNVNAAMVFEFLYKMCDVMAAYFGKISEENIKNNFVLIYELLDEILDFGYPQNSETGALKTFITQQGIKSQTKEEQSQITSQVTGQIGWRREGIKYRRNELFLDVLESVNLLMSPQGQVLSAHVSGRVVMKSYLSGMPECKFGMNDKIVIEKQGKGTADETSKSGKQSIAIDDCTFHQCVRLSKFDSERSISFIPPDGEFELMRYRTTKDIILPFRVIPLVREVGRTKLEVKVVIKSNFKPSLLAQKIEVRIPTPLNTSGVQVICMKGKAKYKASENAIVWKIKRMAGMKESQISAEIELLPTNDKKKWARPPISMNFEVPFAPSGLKVRYLKVFEPKLNYSDHDVIKWVRYIGRSGIYETRC; this is translated from the exons ATGATAGGAGGCTTATTCATCTATAATCACAAGGGGGAGGTGCTAATCTCCCGGGTCTACCGAGATGACATCGG GAGGAATGCAGTGGATGCCTTTCGGGTCAATGTTATCCACGCCCGGCAGCAGGTGCGCAGCCCTGTCACCAACATCGCTCGCACCAGTTTCTTCCATGTTAAGCGGTCCAACATCTGGTTGGCAGCTGTCACCAAGCAGAATGTCAATGCTGCCATGGTCTTCGAATTCCTCTATAAGATGTGTGACGTAATGGCTGCCTACTTTGGCAAGATCAGCGAGGAGAACATCAAGAACAATTTTGTGCTCATATATGAGCTACTGGATG AGATCCTGGACTTTGGCTATCCACAGAATTCAGAGACAGGAGCACTGAAAACCTTCATCACTCAGCAGGGTATCAAGAGCCAG ACAAAAGAAGAGCAGTCCCAGATCACCAGCCAGGTGACCGGGCAGATTGGCTGGCGGCGGGAGGGCATCAAGTATCGCCGGAATGAGCTCTTCTTGGATGTGCTAGAGAGTGTGAACCTTCTCATGTCCCCACAGG GGCAGGTGCTGAGTGCCCATGTGTCAGGCCGGGTGGTGATGAAGAGCTACCTGAGTGGCATGCCCGAGTGCAAGTTTGGGATGAATGACAAGATTGTTATTGAGAAACAGGGCAAAGGCACAGCTGATGAAACAAGTAAAAG TGGGAAGCAATCAATTGCCATCGATGACTGTACCTTCCACCAGTGTGTGCGACTCAGCAAGTTTGACTCTGAACGCAGCATTAGCTTCATCCCACCAGATGGAGAGTTTGAGCTCATGAG GTATCGCACCACCAAGGACATCATCCTTCCTTTCCGGGTGATCCCGCTAGTGCGGGAAGTGGGACGCACCAAGCTGGAGGTCAAGGTGGTTATCAAGTCCAATTTCAAGCCCTCATTACTGGCTCAGAAGATTGAG GTGAGGATCCCAACCCCACTGAACACAAGCGGGGTACAGGTGATCTGCATGAAGGGGAAGGCCAAATACAAGGCCAGCGAGAACGCCATCGTGTGGAA GATCAAGCGTATGGCAGGCATGAAGGAATCACAGATCAGCGCAGAGATTGAGCTTCTGCCCACCAATGACAAGAAGAAATGGGCTCGACCTCCCATTTCCATGAACTTTGAG GTGCCATTCGCCCCCTCTGGCCTCAAGGTGCGTTACTTGAAGGTGTTTGAACCGAAGCTGAACTACAGCGACCATGATGTCATCAAATGGGTGCGCTACATTGGCCGCAGTGGCATTTATGAGACCCGCTGCTAG